One genomic segment of Coffea arabica cultivar ET-39 chromosome 6e, Coffea Arabica ET-39 HiFi, whole genome shotgun sequence includes these proteins:
- the LOC113695584 gene encoding uncharacterized protein isoform X4 produces the protein MAAHSLSPLNLRHLSPQLPTATLPSSSLLLLRRSLRLNFALPNAASGQSPCCQAPAPVVRASVRTQLLGETKIDDENNNILRVGVICGGPSAERGISLNSARSVLDHIQGDDLQVSCYYIDYNLNAYAISSAQMYSNTPADFDFKLDSLAQGFESLSEFARHLAATVDIVFPVIHGRFGEDGGIQELLENFNIPFVGTQSRECRKAFDKYDASLELERQGFVTAPSVLVQGSEMDEAELSKWFARYQLDTEQGKVVVKPTRAGSSIGVTVAYGVTDTLQKANAIISEGIDDKVLVEIFLEGGSEFTAIVLDVGSDLNCQPVVLLPTEVELQSFGNIDVSDQDAIFNYRRKYLPTRQVTYHTPPRFPLDVIKTIREGASLLFKQLGLRDFARIDGWFLPPSVNASYFPENKFGKSELGTVLFTDINLISGMEQTSFLFQQASKVGFSHSNILRTIIQRACLRFPNLLTYNIISNTSSRRFKSLPSTGSLPVNPHARKVFVIFGGDTSERQVSLMSGTNVWLNLRASDDLEVTPCLLAPSNGYSSGLESTGKEIKVSSRTVWTLPYSLVLRHTTEEVLDACIEAIEPTQAALTSHLRKQVMDDLMEGLSKHNWFRGFDISDDLPKRLSLEQWIKLAKEIQATVFIAVHGGIGEDGTLQSLLEAEGVPHTGPGLTASKICMDKVATSHALQNLKDCGVLTINKEVRSKGDLLKIPVLDIWQDLRAKLQTETLCVKPARDGCSTGVARLCCDKDLEVYVKALEACIPQIPPNSLSKVQMHLPEVIFCGCGCAIEGTWYDRDAKPSSRAINL, from the exons ATGGCTGCTCATTCACTGTCTCCTCTCAACCTCCGTCATCTCAGCCCTCAGCTTCCCACCGCTACTCTGCCATCATCATCACTACTCTTATTGAGGAGGAGTCTTCGTCTCAATTTTGCCTTACCCAACGCTGCTTCCGGGCAAAGCCCCTGCTGCCAAGCTCCTGCACCCGTCGTCAGAGCTTCCGTCCGCACCCAACTTCTGGGCGAAACTAAGATTGAcgatgaaaataataatattctcAGAGTTGGAGTCATCTGCGGAGGTCCTTCCGCCGAGCGCGGAATTTCTCTCAACTCCGCAAGATCAGTCCTCGATCACATTCAG GGAGATGATTTGCAAGTAAGCTGCTACTACATTGACTACAACCTCAATGCTTATGCTATATCCTCTGCTCAG ATGTATTCGAACACTCCTGCAGACTTTGATTTCAAGCTTGACAG CCTTGCCCAAGGTTTCGAGTCTTTATCTGAGTTTGCACGTCATCTTGCTGCCACCGTAGACATAGTTTTTCCTGTTATACATGGCCGCTTCGGTGAAGATGGTGGCATCCAA GAGCTACTGGAAAATTTTAACATCCCATTTGTTGGTACTCAGTCTAGGGAATGCCGCAAAGCATTTGACAAA TATGATGCCTCTTTGGAGCTTGAGAGACAAGGGTTCGTGACAGCTCCCAGCGTTTTAGTCCAG GGGAGTGAAATGGATGAAGCTGAGCTGTCAAAGTGGTTTGCGAGGTATCAACTGGACACTGAGCAGGGGAAAGTTGTG GTAAAACCAACACGAGCAGGATCCAGTATTGGAGTTACAGTGGCTTATGGAGTTACAGACACTCTTCAAAAAGCTAATGCAATTATTTCAGAG GGAATAGATGATAAGGTCcttgttgaaatttttcttgaaggtGGTAGTGAGTTCACAGCCATTGTCCTTGATGTGGGTTCTGATTTGAATTGCCAGCCTGTTGTGCTGCTACCAACTGAG GTGGAGCTTCAATCTTTTGGGAACATTGATGTAAGTGACCAGGATGCAATATTCAATTATCGCCGAAAGTACCTTCCTACACGGCAG gtcaCTTATCATACTCCACCTCGTTTTCCACTGGATGTCATCAAAACCATTCGAGAAGGAGCCTCATTATTATTTAAGCAGCTTGGCCTGCGTGATTTTGCTAGAATTGATGGTTGGTTTTTGCCACCTTCTGTTAATGCCTCATATTTCCCAGAGAATAAGTTTGGAAAGTCTGAGTTGGGAACTGTATTATTTACTGATATCAACTTG ATTAGTGGTATGGAGCAAACAAGTTTCTTATTTCAGCAAGCATCAAAG GTTGGCTTTTCCCACTCAAATATCCTTCGGACAATTATTCAACGTGCTTGCCTGCGATTCCCCAACCTTTTGACATACAATATCATATCAAATACGTCATCAAGGAGATTCAAATCTTTGCCATCCACGGGATCACTTCCTGTAAATCCACATGCCAGAAAAGTTTTTGTTATCTTTGGTGGAGACACTTCTGAACGACAAGTATCCCTGATGAGTGGAACCAATGTTTGGCTGAACTTGCGAGCTTCTGATGAT CTTGAAGTAACACCTTGTTTACTAGCCCCATCAAATGGTTATTCATCTGGCTTGGAATCTACTGGGAAGGAAATCAAAGTGAGCTCTAGGACGGTTTGGACATTACC GTATTCCCTTGTTCTTAGACATACTACAGAAGAAGTTCTTGATGCATGTATTGAGGCAATAGAACCCACACAAGCAGCATTGACATCTCATTTACGTAAACAAGTAATGGATGATCTCATGGAAGGATTGAGCAAACACAATTGGTTCAGGGGATTTGATATTTCTGATGATTTACCAAAGAGACTTTCCTTGGAGCAGTGGATCAAACTGGCTAAGGAAATTCAGGCAACAGTTTTTATTGCAG TGCATGGAGGCATAGGTGAAGATGGTACCCTGCAGTCTCTGCTAGAAGCTGAAGGAGTTCCTCATACTG GTCCAGGATTGACGGCTTCCAAAATATGCATGGACAAAGTTGCTACATCGCATGCCCTTCAAAAT CTTAAGGATTGTGGAGTCCTTACAATCAACAAAGAAGTGAGGAGTAAAGGAGATTTGCTGAAAATACCTGTACTTGACATTTGGCAAGATCTGAGAGCCAAACTTCAGACTGAAACATTATGTGTTAAACCAGCAAGAGATGGATGTTCTACGGGGGTTGCAAGATTATG CTGTGATAAGGACCTTGAGGTATACGTGAAAGCATTGGAAGCCTGTATTCCTCAAATTCCTCCAAATAGTCTGTCAAAGGTACAGATGCATTTGCCTGAAGTCATCTTTTGTGGTTGTGGCTGTGCCATTGAAG GCACATGGTATGATCGAGATGCCAAACCCTCCTCCAGAGCTATTAATCTTTGA
- the LOC113695584 gene encoding uncharacterized protein isoform X3, producing the protein MAAHSLSPLNLRHLSPQLPTATLPSSSLLLLRRSLRLNFALPNAASGQSPCCQAPAPVVRASVRTQLLGETKIDDENNNILRVGVICGGPSAERGISLNSARSVLDHIQGDDLQVSCYYIDYNLNAYAISSAQMYSNTPADFDFKLDSLAQGFESLSEFARHLAATVDIVFPVIHGRFGEDGGIQELLENFNIPFVGTQSRECRKAFDKYDASLELERQGFVTAPSVLVQGSEMDEAELSKWFARYQLDTEQGKVVVKPTRAGSSIGVTVAYGVTDTLQKANAIISEGIDDKVLVEIFLEGGSEFTAIVLDVGSDLNCQPVVLLPTEVELQSFGNIDVSDQDAIFNYRRKYLPTRQVTYHTPPRFPLDVIKTIREGASLLFKQLGLRDFARIDGWFLPPSVNASYFPENKFGKSELGTVLFTDINLISGMEQTSFLFQQASKVGFSHSNILRTIIQRACLRFPNLLTYNIISNTSSRRFKSLPSTGSLPVNPHARKVFVIFGGDTSERQVSLMSGTNVWLNLRASDDLEVTPCLLAPSNGYSSGLESTGKEIKVSSRTVWTLPYSLVLRHTTEEVLDACIEAIEPTQAALTSHLRKQVMDDLMEGLSKHNWFRGFDISDDLPKRLSLEQWIKLAKEIQATVFIAVHGGIGEDGTLQSLLEAEGVPHTGPGLTASKICMDKVATSHALQNLKDCGVLTINKEVRSKGDLLKIPVLDIWQDLRAKLQTETLCVKPARDGCSTGVARLCCDKDLEVYVKALEACIPQIPPNSLSKAHGMIEMPNPPPELLIFEPYIETDDIVVSSKTKNKNKQHLLWEGRSRWVEVTVGVIGKCGSMRSLTPSITVKESGGILSLEEKFQGGTGINLTPPPLSIISCAHVWGSTPILGISDQILAHSLKD; encoded by the exons ATGGCTGCTCATTCACTGTCTCCTCTCAACCTCCGTCATCTCAGCCCTCAGCTTCCCACCGCTACTCTGCCATCATCATCACTACTCTTATTGAGGAGGAGTCTTCGTCTCAATTTTGCCTTACCCAACGCTGCTTCCGGGCAAAGCCCCTGCTGCCAAGCTCCTGCACCCGTCGTCAGAGCTTCCGTCCGCACCCAACTTCTGGGCGAAACTAAGATTGAcgatgaaaataataatattctcAGAGTTGGAGTCATCTGCGGAGGTCCTTCCGCCGAGCGCGGAATTTCTCTCAACTCCGCAAGATCAGTCCTCGATCACATTCAG GGAGATGATTTGCAAGTAAGCTGCTACTACATTGACTACAACCTCAATGCTTATGCTATATCCTCTGCTCAG ATGTATTCGAACACTCCTGCAGACTTTGATTTCAAGCTTGACAG CCTTGCCCAAGGTTTCGAGTCTTTATCTGAGTTTGCACGTCATCTTGCTGCCACCGTAGACATAGTTTTTCCTGTTATACATGGCCGCTTCGGTGAAGATGGTGGCATCCAA GAGCTACTGGAAAATTTTAACATCCCATTTGTTGGTACTCAGTCTAGGGAATGCCGCAAAGCATTTGACAAA TATGATGCCTCTTTGGAGCTTGAGAGACAAGGGTTCGTGACAGCTCCCAGCGTTTTAGTCCAG GGGAGTGAAATGGATGAAGCTGAGCTGTCAAAGTGGTTTGCGAGGTATCAACTGGACACTGAGCAGGGGAAAGTTGTG GTAAAACCAACACGAGCAGGATCCAGTATTGGAGTTACAGTGGCTTATGGAGTTACAGACACTCTTCAAAAAGCTAATGCAATTATTTCAGAG GGAATAGATGATAAGGTCcttgttgaaatttttcttgaaggtGGTAGTGAGTTCACAGCCATTGTCCTTGATGTGGGTTCTGATTTGAATTGCCAGCCTGTTGTGCTGCTACCAACTGAG GTGGAGCTTCAATCTTTTGGGAACATTGATGTAAGTGACCAGGATGCAATATTCAATTATCGCCGAAAGTACCTTCCTACACGGCAG gtcaCTTATCATACTCCACCTCGTTTTCCACTGGATGTCATCAAAACCATTCGAGAAGGAGCCTCATTATTATTTAAGCAGCTTGGCCTGCGTGATTTTGCTAGAATTGATGGTTGGTTTTTGCCACCTTCTGTTAATGCCTCATATTTCCCAGAGAATAAGTTTGGAAAGTCTGAGTTGGGAACTGTATTATTTACTGATATCAACTTG ATTAGTGGTATGGAGCAAACAAGTTTCTTATTTCAGCAAGCATCAAAG GTTGGCTTTTCCCACTCAAATATCCTTCGGACAATTATTCAACGTGCTTGCCTGCGATTCCCCAACCTTTTGACATACAATATCATATCAAATACGTCATCAAGGAGATTCAAATCTTTGCCATCCACGGGATCACTTCCTGTAAATCCACATGCCAGAAAAGTTTTTGTTATCTTTGGTGGAGACACTTCTGAACGACAAGTATCCCTGATGAGTGGAACCAATGTTTGGCTGAACTTGCGAGCTTCTGATGAT CTTGAAGTAACACCTTGTTTACTAGCCCCATCAAATGGTTATTCATCTGGCTTGGAATCTACTGGGAAGGAAATCAAAGTGAGCTCTAGGACGGTTTGGACATTACC GTATTCCCTTGTTCTTAGACATACTACAGAAGAAGTTCTTGATGCATGTATTGAGGCAATAGAACCCACACAAGCAGCATTGACATCTCATTTACGTAAACAAGTAATGGATGATCTCATGGAAGGATTGAGCAAACACAATTGGTTCAGGGGATTTGATATTTCTGATGATTTACCAAAGAGACTTTCCTTGGAGCAGTGGATCAAACTGGCTAAGGAAATTCAGGCAACAGTTTTTATTGCAG TGCATGGAGGCATAGGTGAAGATGGTACCCTGCAGTCTCTGCTAGAAGCTGAAGGAGTTCCTCATACTG GTCCAGGATTGACGGCTTCCAAAATATGCATGGACAAAGTTGCTACATCGCATGCCCTTCAAAAT CTTAAGGATTGTGGAGTCCTTACAATCAACAAAGAAGTGAGGAGTAAAGGAGATTTGCTGAAAATACCTGTACTTGACATTTGGCAAGATCTGAGAGCCAAACTTCAGACTGAAACATTATGTGTTAAACCAGCAAGAGATGGATGTTCTACGGGGGTTGCAAGATTATG CTGTGATAAGGACCTTGAGGTATACGTGAAAGCATTGGAAGCCTGTATTCCTCAAATTCCTCCAAATAGTCTGTCAAAG GCACATGGTATGATCGAGATGCCAAACCCTCCTCCAGAGCTATTAATCTTTGAACCTTATATCGAGACTGATGACATAGTTGTTTCGTCCAAAACGAAGAACAAAAATAAGCAACATCTCTTGTGGGAAGGACGTAGTAGATGGGTAGAAGTTACAGTTGGAGTTATAGGAAAATGTGGATCAATGCGTTCGTTGACTCCTAGCATAACTGTGAAAGAATCTGGCGGCATTTTATCACTTGAAGAGAAGTTCCAAG GTGGAACTGGCATAAATTTGACTCCACCACCACTTTCAATTATCAG TTGTGCACATGTATGGGGCTCTACACCTATCTTAGGAATATCTGATCAGATTTTGGCCCATTCTTTAAAAGATTGA
- the LOC113695584 gene encoding uncharacterized protein isoform X2, with the protein MAAHSLSPLNLRHLSPQLPTATLPSSSLLLLRRSLRLNFALPNAASGQSPCCQAPAPVVRASVRTQLLGETKIDDENNNILRVGVICGGPSAERGISLNSARSVLDHIQGDDLQVSCYYIDYNLNAYAISSAQMYSNTPADFDFKLDSLAQGFESLSEFARHLAATVDIVFPVIHGRFGEDGGIQELLENFNIPFVGTQSRECRKAFDKYDASLELERQGFVTAPSVLVQGSEMDEAELSKWFARYQLDTEQGKVVVKPTRAGSSIGVTVAYGVTDTLQKANAIISEGIDDKVLVEIFLEGGSEFTAIVLDVGSDLNCQPVVLLPTEVELQSFGNIDVSDQDAIFNYRRKYLPTRQVTYHTPPRFPLDVIKTIREGASLLFKQLGLRDFARIDGWFLPPSVNASYFPENKFGKSELGTVLFTDINLISGMEQTSFLFQQASKVGFSHSNILRTIIQRACLRFPNLLTYNIISNTSSRRFKSLPSTGSLPVNPHARKVFVIFGGDTSERQVSLMSGTNVWLNLRASDDLEVTPCLLAPSNGYSSGLESTGKEIKVSSRTVWTLPYSLVLRHTTEEVLDACIEAIEPTQAALTSHLRKQVMDDLMEGLSKHNWFRGFDISDDLPKRLSLEQWIKLAKEIQATVFIAVHGGIGEDGTLQSLLEAEGVPHTGPGLTASKICMDKVATSHALQNLKDCGVLTINKEVRSKGDLLKIPVLDIWQDLRAKLQTETLCVKPARDGCSTGVARLCCDKDLEVYVKALEACIPQIPPNSLSKAHGMIEMPNPPPELLIFEPYIETDDIVVSSKTKNKNKQHLLWEGRSRWVEVTVGVIGKCGSMRSLTPSITVKESGGILSLEEKFQGGTGINLTPPPLSIIRPHLFISHFLFICMQLCTCMGLYTYLRNI; encoded by the exons ATGGCTGCTCATTCACTGTCTCCTCTCAACCTCCGTCATCTCAGCCCTCAGCTTCCCACCGCTACTCTGCCATCATCATCACTACTCTTATTGAGGAGGAGTCTTCGTCTCAATTTTGCCTTACCCAACGCTGCTTCCGGGCAAAGCCCCTGCTGCCAAGCTCCTGCACCCGTCGTCAGAGCTTCCGTCCGCACCCAACTTCTGGGCGAAACTAAGATTGAcgatgaaaataataatattctcAGAGTTGGAGTCATCTGCGGAGGTCCTTCCGCCGAGCGCGGAATTTCTCTCAACTCCGCAAGATCAGTCCTCGATCACATTCAG GGAGATGATTTGCAAGTAAGCTGCTACTACATTGACTACAACCTCAATGCTTATGCTATATCCTCTGCTCAG ATGTATTCGAACACTCCTGCAGACTTTGATTTCAAGCTTGACAG CCTTGCCCAAGGTTTCGAGTCTTTATCTGAGTTTGCACGTCATCTTGCTGCCACCGTAGACATAGTTTTTCCTGTTATACATGGCCGCTTCGGTGAAGATGGTGGCATCCAA GAGCTACTGGAAAATTTTAACATCCCATTTGTTGGTACTCAGTCTAGGGAATGCCGCAAAGCATTTGACAAA TATGATGCCTCTTTGGAGCTTGAGAGACAAGGGTTCGTGACAGCTCCCAGCGTTTTAGTCCAG GGGAGTGAAATGGATGAAGCTGAGCTGTCAAAGTGGTTTGCGAGGTATCAACTGGACACTGAGCAGGGGAAAGTTGTG GTAAAACCAACACGAGCAGGATCCAGTATTGGAGTTACAGTGGCTTATGGAGTTACAGACACTCTTCAAAAAGCTAATGCAATTATTTCAGAG GGAATAGATGATAAGGTCcttgttgaaatttttcttgaaggtGGTAGTGAGTTCACAGCCATTGTCCTTGATGTGGGTTCTGATTTGAATTGCCAGCCTGTTGTGCTGCTACCAACTGAG GTGGAGCTTCAATCTTTTGGGAACATTGATGTAAGTGACCAGGATGCAATATTCAATTATCGCCGAAAGTACCTTCCTACACGGCAG gtcaCTTATCATACTCCACCTCGTTTTCCACTGGATGTCATCAAAACCATTCGAGAAGGAGCCTCATTATTATTTAAGCAGCTTGGCCTGCGTGATTTTGCTAGAATTGATGGTTGGTTTTTGCCACCTTCTGTTAATGCCTCATATTTCCCAGAGAATAAGTTTGGAAAGTCTGAGTTGGGAACTGTATTATTTACTGATATCAACTTG ATTAGTGGTATGGAGCAAACAAGTTTCTTATTTCAGCAAGCATCAAAG GTTGGCTTTTCCCACTCAAATATCCTTCGGACAATTATTCAACGTGCTTGCCTGCGATTCCCCAACCTTTTGACATACAATATCATATCAAATACGTCATCAAGGAGATTCAAATCTTTGCCATCCACGGGATCACTTCCTGTAAATCCACATGCCAGAAAAGTTTTTGTTATCTTTGGTGGAGACACTTCTGAACGACAAGTATCCCTGATGAGTGGAACCAATGTTTGGCTGAACTTGCGAGCTTCTGATGAT CTTGAAGTAACACCTTGTTTACTAGCCCCATCAAATGGTTATTCATCTGGCTTGGAATCTACTGGGAAGGAAATCAAAGTGAGCTCTAGGACGGTTTGGACATTACC GTATTCCCTTGTTCTTAGACATACTACAGAAGAAGTTCTTGATGCATGTATTGAGGCAATAGAACCCACACAAGCAGCATTGACATCTCATTTACGTAAACAAGTAATGGATGATCTCATGGAAGGATTGAGCAAACACAATTGGTTCAGGGGATTTGATATTTCTGATGATTTACCAAAGAGACTTTCCTTGGAGCAGTGGATCAAACTGGCTAAGGAAATTCAGGCAACAGTTTTTATTGCAG TGCATGGAGGCATAGGTGAAGATGGTACCCTGCAGTCTCTGCTAGAAGCTGAAGGAGTTCCTCATACTG GTCCAGGATTGACGGCTTCCAAAATATGCATGGACAAAGTTGCTACATCGCATGCCCTTCAAAAT CTTAAGGATTGTGGAGTCCTTACAATCAACAAAGAAGTGAGGAGTAAAGGAGATTTGCTGAAAATACCTGTACTTGACATTTGGCAAGATCTGAGAGCCAAACTTCAGACTGAAACATTATGTGTTAAACCAGCAAGAGATGGATGTTCTACGGGGGTTGCAAGATTATG CTGTGATAAGGACCTTGAGGTATACGTGAAAGCATTGGAAGCCTGTATTCCTCAAATTCCTCCAAATAGTCTGTCAAAG GCACATGGTATGATCGAGATGCCAAACCCTCCTCCAGAGCTATTAATCTTTGAACCTTATATCGAGACTGATGACATAGTTGTTTCGTCCAAAACGAAGAACAAAAATAAGCAACATCTCTTGTGGGAAGGACGTAGTAGATGGGTAGAAGTTACAGTTGGAGTTATAGGAAAATGTGGATCAATGCGTTCGTTGACTCCTAGCATAACTGTGAAAGAATCTGGCGGCATTTTATCACTTGAAGAGAAGTTCCAAG GTGGAACTGGCATAAATTTGACTCCACCACCACTTTCAATTATCAG GCCGCATCTGTTCATTTCTCACTTTTTGTTCATTTGCATGCAGTTGTGCACATGTATGGGGCTCTACACCTATCTTAGGAATATCTGA
- the LOC113695584 gene encoding uncharacterized protein isoform X1, which produces MAAHSLSPLNLRHLSPQLPTATLPSSSLLLLRRSLRLNFALPNAASGQSPCCQAPAPVVRASVRTQLLGETKIDDENNNILRVGVICGGPSAERGISLNSARSVLDHIQGDDLQVSCYYIDYNLNAYAISSAQMYSNTPADFDFKLDSLAQGFESLSEFARHLAATVDIVFPVIHGRFGEDGGIQELLENFNIPFVGTQSRECRKAFDKYDASLELERQGFVTAPSVLVQGSEMDEAELSKWFARYQLDTEQGKVVVKPTRAGSSIGVTVAYGVTDTLQKANAIISEGIDDKVLVEIFLEGGSEFTAIVLDVGSDLNCQPVVLLPTEVELQSFGNIDVSDQDAIFNYRRKYLPTRQVTYHTPPRFPLDVIKTIREGASLLFKQLGLRDFARIDGWFLPPSVNASYFPENKFGKSELGTVLFTDINLISGMEQTSFLFQQASKVGFSHSNILRTIIQRACLRFPNLLTYNIISNTSSRRFKSLPSTGSLPVNPHARKVFVIFGGDTSERQVSLMSGTNVWLNLRASDDLEVTPCLLAPSNGYSSGLESTGKEIKVSSRTVWTLPYSLVLRHTTEEVLDACIEAIEPTQAALTSHLRKQVMDDLMEGLSKHNWFRGFDISDDLPKRLSLEQWIKLAKEIQATVFIAVHGGIGEDGTLQSLLEAEGVPHTGPGLTASKICMDKVATSHALQNLKDCGVLTINKEVRSKGDLLKIPVLDIWQDLRAKLQTETLCVKPARDGCSTGVARLCCDKDLEVYVKALEACIPQIPPNSLSKAHGMIEMPNPPPELLIFEPYIETDDIVVSSKTKNKNKQHLLWEGRSRWVEVTVGVIGKCGSMRSLTPSITVKESGGILSLEEKFQGGTGINLTPPPLSIISNEALEKCKQRIELIANTLQLEGFSRVDAFVNADSGEVLIIEVNTVPGMTPSTVLIHQALAEEPPLYPHQFFRTLLDLASERST; this is translated from the exons ATGGCTGCTCATTCACTGTCTCCTCTCAACCTCCGTCATCTCAGCCCTCAGCTTCCCACCGCTACTCTGCCATCATCATCACTACTCTTATTGAGGAGGAGTCTTCGTCTCAATTTTGCCTTACCCAACGCTGCTTCCGGGCAAAGCCCCTGCTGCCAAGCTCCTGCACCCGTCGTCAGAGCTTCCGTCCGCACCCAACTTCTGGGCGAAACTAAGATTGAcgatgaaaataataatattctcAGAGTTGGAGTCATCTGCGGAGGTCCTTCCGCCGAGCGCGGAATTTCTCTCAACTCCGCAAGATCAGTCCTCGATCACATTCAG GGAGATGATTTGCAAGTAAGCTGCTACTACATTGACTACAACCTCAATGCTTATGCTATATCCTCTGCTCAG ATGTATTCGAACACTCCTGCAGACTTTGATTTCAAGCTTGACAG CCTTGCCCAAGGTTTCGAGTCTTTATCTGAGTTTGCACGTCATCTTGCTGCCACCGTAGACATAGTTTTTCCTGTTATACATGGCCGCTTCGGTGAAGATGGTGGCATCCAA GAGCTACTGGAAAATTTTAACATCCCATTTGTTGGTACTCAGTCTAGGGAATGCCGCAAAGCATTTGACAAA TATGATGCCTCTTTGGAGCTTGAGAGACAAGGGTTCGTGACAGCTCCCAGCGTTTTAGTCCAG GGGAGTGAAATGGATGAAGCTGAGCTGTCAAAGTGGTTTGCGAGGTATCAACTGGACACTGAGCAGGGGAAAGTTGTG GTAAAACCAACACGAGCAGGATCCAGTATTGGAGTTACAGTGGCTTATGGAGTTACAGACACTCTTCAAAAAGCTAATGCAATTATTTCAGAG GGAATAGATGATAAGGTCcttgttgaaatttttcttgaaggtGGTAGTGAGTTCACAGCCATTGTCCTTGATGTGGGTTCTGATTTGAATTGCCAGCCTGTTGTGCTGCTACCAACTGAG GTGGAGCTTCAATCTTTTGGGAACATTGATGTAAGTGACCAGGATGCAATATTCAATTATCGCCGAAAGTACCTTCCTACACGGCAG gtcaCTTATCATACTCCACCTCGTTTTCCACTGGATGTCATCAAAACCATTCGAGAAGGAGCCTCATTATTATTTAAGCAGCTTGGCCTGCGTGATTTTGCTAGAATTGATGGTTGGTTTTTGCCACCTTCTGTTAATGCCTCATATTTCCCAGAGAATAAGTTTGGAAAGTCTGAGTTGGGAACTGTATTATTTACTGATATCAACTTG ATTAGTGGTATGGAGCAAACAAGTTTCTTATTTCAGCAAGCATCAAAG GTTGGCTTTTCCCACTCAAATATCCTTCGGACAATTATTCAACGTGCTTGCCTGCGATTCCCCAACCTTTTGACATACAATATCATATCAAATACGTCATCAAGGAGATTCAAATCTTTGCCATCCACGGGATCACTTCCTGTAAATCCACATGCCAGAAAAGTTTTTGTTATCTTTGGTGGAGACACTTCTGAACGACAAGTATCCCTGATGAGTGGAACCAATGTTTGGCTGAACTTGCGAGCTTCTGATGAT CTTGAAGTAACACCTTGTTTACTAGCCCCATCAAATGGTTATTCATCTGGCTTGGAATCTACTGGGAAGGAAATCAAAGTGAGCTCTAGGACGGTTTGGACATTACC GTATTCCCTTGTTCTTAGACATACTACAGAAGAAGTTCTTGATGCATGTATTGAGGCAATAGAACCCACACAAGCAGCATTGACATCTCATTTACGTAAACAAGTAATGGATGATCTCATGGAAGGATTGAGCAAACACAATTGGTTCAGGGGATTTGATATTTCTGATGATTTACCAAAGAGACTTTCCTTGGAGCAGTGGATCAAACTGGCTAAGGAAATTCAGGCAACAGTTTTTATTGCAG TGCATGGAGGCATAGGTGAAGATGGTACCCTGCAGTCTCTGCTAGAAGCTGAAGGAGTTCCTCATACTG GTCCAGGATTGACGGCTTCCAAAATATGCATGGACAAAGTTGCTACATCGCATGCCCTTCAAAAT CTTAAGGATTGTGGAGTCCTTACAATCAACAAAGAAGTGAGGAGTAAAGGAGATTTGCTGAAAATACCTGTACTTGACATTTGGCAAGATCTGAGAGCCAAACTTCAGACTGAAACATTATGTGTTAAACCAGCAAGAGATGGATGTTCTACGGGGGTTGCAAGATTATG CTGTGATAAGGACCTTGAGGTATACGTGAAAGCATTGGAAGCCTGTATTCCTCAAATTCCTCCAAATAGTCTGTCAAAG GCACATGGTATGATCGAGATGCCAAACCCTCCTCCAGAGCTATTAATCTTTGAACCTTATATCGAGACTGATGACATAGTTGTTTCGTCCAAAACGAAGAACAAAAATAAGCAACATCTCTTGTGGGAAGGACGTAGTAGATGGGTAGAAGTTACAGTTGGAGTTATAGGAAAATGTGGATCAATGCGTTCGTTGACTCCTAGCATAACTGTGAAAGAATCTGGCGGCATTTTATCACTTGAAGAGAAGTTCCAAG GTGGAACTGGCATAAATTTGACTCCACCACCACTTTCAATTATCAG TAACGAGGCCCTGGAGAAGTGTAAACAGCGTATTGAACTTATTGCAAACACACTGCAGTTAGAAGGATTTTCGCGTGTTGATGCATTTGTCAATGCCGACAGCGGTGAG GTGCTGATTATTGAAGTGAATACGGTGCCTGGGATGACACCTTCAACCGTGTTAATTCATCAG GCACTGGCAGAAGAACCTCCCCTGTATCCTCACCAGTTCTTCCGCACGCTACTGGATCTGGCATCTGAGAGGTCAACCTGA